The Populus nigra chromosome 4, ddPopNigr1.1, whole genome shotgun sequence genome contains the following window.
AACCGAAACTGAAGTGATGACATTAGTACCGATCCTTTCTACCTCCTCCGTCTCCTCTTTCTCGTCGCACAAGTGGCTGAATATGGCCCCATGGCCCAAAGGGACGGGGCATGTGTCCACCCTAACCATGTAGTGAACAAAACGTGGCACTCCCTTAGACGTCTAATGACTAGGCACCGCACAAACAGACAAAGCAGCCTCGTAAACTCTGGCCTTTGCCACCAAGTTTGAGCTGATTTCCTTGGAAAGTTGAACCTTGGAAACGTCACCATTACTTAGCTTCATCCTAAACCTCAATAAGACGAGTTGCAAGTTGCAACCGTCTTTTGGCCCCCAATAATCCATTAAACAATCAATTTAGGGAGTCTCTACTTCGATTTTTCATGGAGGATTATTATATATTACGAAAGGGATACTGCTACTCCTACGACTCCTGTTAAGCTAAAAATATTAAGTGGAGGGATAAGAAGGGGAAAGGCACAAATTGATGAGTGGGGAGGTGGGCGAAGGAGAGTGCGCTCAACGCAGCCTTTCAGATTCCTCAAGGCTCTCAtccacttatttttttatttaattaatagagAACACTGAAGGATGATGGTGAAAGATTGGGATCTTAGGAGCATCTGGAGATGGCTGTCCTTGTCCCTCCGAGCATTTCGTGTCTCCTAAGCTTTTCTCTGATTTGAACACCATCCCATCTCAAGATTTTAGACTACTAATTCATCcgcttttgatttttgtttttaccgTTCTAAGCAACTTGCAATATCTTTAACTCCCTTCAAACCCCTCTTAATTTTCAGGCTCGAAACGTACACCTCACAATACACTATTACCTGGCAAATTGGCTTGACAACATATAATCACCCCCTTTGGGAATATCATCTACCAAGAGATTCAAGGGCCTGCTAATCTTATGCGGCAACAGCGTTTCAAGAGGTTGGCCGTGCAAAGAGCATAAAAATAGATGCCTTTTTACGATCAATTACCGTTCGAAACACGATTAGCCTCGCAGAGAAATATCTAGTTAACAacaaagtgagaaaaaaatctaactgTGTTAACTGGAAACCGCGACTCAATGAAAATACAATTGATGATGTGCCTATTTTGTTAGGGGGGTTGAAAGAGATGGTTGAGGTTTGTGCTACCCATAAAACAGAACTCACCTTCATATCAAGCCCAATTCCTACGTGAATGCAAACCTAACATTTAGCACAGAGAAatttgaaaatgttaaaaagagAATTATACTTTATGTACCCCCCTCCTATTTTGGGTGAGGAAAACGGAAGAAAATTAAGCGTaaaatcaatcaagaaccaTCAGACCATTTCATCTTCAGGGATggtatcttattttttttataacaggAATGGTGTTttattgctctctctctctctccctcaaaaaaaaaaaaaaacgaaaaagacGTATGTGGTCTGCTTTACATCTCGAGAATCTTTATCTAAAACTTAGACCAGGATGGCTGTACTTTCCTAGCTACTCCATCATATTCATTACAAAATCATGCATGTAGAAGAGAAAACACACACAGACACAGCTCTACAATTCACAATGGACCCATTAATGACCAAAATAAGAAGCTGCCAGCTCATTTTTCCATGCAAATAACCCCACTCCCCTGTATGCATAGACGAAAGGTGTCTCAGATTGCACATATATAGAATATGAAATAAAAGATCACAGAGGAGATGCCGGAACACAAGGTATAACTTTAAATATCACTATCCACAAGGACAAACCACGGTGTTCTGTATACATTCCATGCTATCATAATGCCCACTCCTTTATTGCTCCCTTTCCAACAAATCCAAAACCCcacatttatatatttatatgttatGATATGTACATGCATGGATATGGTAAAATTCCTGACTCAGAAACTCAATTCCAGCAGTAATTGCTAAATGTCTATAGGAAGGGACCATTCCCTTACTCCAAAGCTAGCTACTAAAAACACACCACCTACCATCCTAATAGTATTTACACAAGAAACTTGAGATGTAACCAAAATTCCCCCACATCCCACTTCCTCCTTGCCGtcatttttagatttgtttttgttttactgCTGGTAAATGCTAAATGTTttgccaatttttttaatgtttttggtgGGGAGGGTTATGGAGTCTTAAAATGGGGCACGATGAGGTATACCCTTTCTTCTCCTTGCATTACGATGATTGAAAAGGGGAGGAGTAGCCGGAGAAATGTTGGTAGCTGCATCATCACCAGAGCTCTCCGCACCATCATTGTTGGAGGAATAGATTGAGAGCCCGTCCATCAAACGATTGAAAGCATGTGTCCTGCGAATCTTCTTTGGGGTTGAGGACTCATCTGATTCCGACCCACCAAAGAACGGATCCCTATTTTGCTTCAATTTTAGCGCAAATGTAAGGTCTGGGTCACCCCGCTTCATGCCTCCCAGCTAACAAAACGCAAACAGCACTTTACTCgaacaaaaaatgaatattGTATTAAAGTATCAAAACAGAGCAGTAGAAGAGAGCAGAGCAGAGAACCGATTAATAATTGAGAAGGGAAACCATCATAATTAACCTACCTTGCATCCAAGTGAACAGAATCTGAATGAATCAAGGAGACTTCGACAACAAATTTCACAAGTGTTGGTGACCCCCTTTCCAGGCCTTGGCTGGGGGCGCTCATTGAGGAACACAATCTTGGCGCTATTGATGATGTAAGTCTGTACGCATGATATGTCTATGTACTTCTGTATCTCATTTACTCTCACCACATTATGGTATGAAGATCGCCTTATCTGCAGCAACCCAAGCATTCAACCAGGTTGTCATCCaatcaataaatcaattaatcaatCGAATAAATCGAAGATAATATGGAGACAGGGTCGACAAACCTGAACAACACGGTGATCTCTGTGATAAATAAGACAATAAGAACAGAAAGCATTTCCCATACAATCTAAGCAGAACATATTACATTCACTCTTATTGGATTCACCATGAACTGCACAGGGAATGAAATAGCTTGCTCTAAGCATGGGTATTAACCATGGTGGACCCGTGTCGTGGTTCCTCATTTGCCCAAATGGACTCACCTGCCATCAATTATCACAGACTCGAATGAGTAAACCCCAAGAACACAGTAACAAGAATGAAGAAGAAACAGAGTAGTAGAGACAGAGACATGCCAAAATGAAAATACCATGACTTTGTAATCACTACTGGTATCGATAAAGATTCAATCTTCTACAACCTCTGCTCCTGATGACTATATAGATAATAAACagctgccaaaaaaaaaaccaccagaAAAGTCATCAGCAATGCATACTACATGGAAAAGATTATGTAAGAGAAACACTGATTCATCTGGCTGGGACACAAACCTCGACAAGTTGGGGTAGAAAGAAACCGCCACGCCGATCGAAGAAAGCAAGGATTAAGAGAAGGAATGCTGAgtgatagtttttatatatatatatataggagggTGCATGTGCCTTCGAGAGAAGCACTGGAAGAAGAAAGATACTCGGTGGTGGAAATGAATACATatatgatattaatattataaggCCGTCACAAAAACAGcgcatatttttatttattcatatatttattttactaatatgcattaacaaaaaaaaaaaacagtgagaaagaaagaaaagtgaaaatggGAGCATGGAAACGTGCCCACATTTTCTAGCAGTGGTATATATCGACGGACTTGAAGAGGGACAGCAACACCCAGATTCCCATTTGCTTTATTCATACACGTCCgatcactttcttttctttcctaatTAAATTCAAGGCACCCCTCGATCAACCTGTGATCTCCAGGCCCAGCCTTCTGATTTAAGTGTGTTTTCCATGATTATGATTACAAACACACGAGTTGACGGCACCTTTTAAGTAATACTTTTACCAGATCTCACGTGTGATGATAAGCATATGTATTTACGAGTCAAACCATGGACACGTGGAGCCAGCATAAAATTAAACCCGGATGGATGGTGACTTGATAAAAATGGGTCACTCATTCGATACTTGATGACTTAGCTTCTCATCCAATTCACTTGTTCAAGACTTGAATAAAATTCATTTGATACTTGATGACTCAACTCCTTATCCAGTCaacttgttaaaaattaatttgttttttattaagtttttattttttaaacaatttatgtTAATTGAAATAGAGTAACCTAATTTGATTTACTTAACTCATGAtatcaagttttataat
Protein-coding sequences here:
- the LOC133691071 gene encoding protein RGF1 INDUCIBLE TRANSCRIPTION FACTOR 1-like isoform X1, which codes for MVSPFGQMRNHDTGPPWLIPMLRASYFIPCAVHGESNKSECNMFCLDCMGNAFCSYCLIYHRDHRVVQIRRSSYHNVVRVNEIQKYIDISCVQTYIINSAKIVFLNERPQPRPGKGVTNTCEICCRSLLDSFRFCSLGCKLGGMKRGDPDLTFALKLKQNRDPFFGGSESDESSTPKKIRRTHAFNRLMDGLSIYSSNNDGAESSGDDAATNISPATPPLFNHRNARRRKGIPHRAPF
- the LOC133691071 gene encoding protein RGF1 INDUCIBLE TRANSCRIPTION FACTOR 1-like isoform X2, translated to MRNHDTGPPWLIPMLRASYFIPCAVHGESNKSECNMFCLDCMGNAFCSYCLIYHRDHRVVQIRRSSYHNVVRVNEIQKYIDISCVQTYIINSAKIVFLNERPQPRPGKGVTNTCEICCRSLLDSFRFCSLGCKLGGMKRGDPDLTFALKLKQNRDPFFGGSESDESSTPKKIRRTHAFNRLMDGLSIYSSNNDGAESSGDDAATNISPATPPLFNHRNARRRKGIPHRAPF